From a single Pseudomonas triticicola genomic region:
- a CDS encoding DUF2945 domain-containing protein yields the protein MSSSFKVGDAVRWNSEAGEIHGKVVKVHTRDTEFMGRHRPASKDAPQYEVKSDKTGHLAMHHGDALKHA from the coding sequence ATGAGCAGCTCATTCAAGGTCGGCGATGCGGTGCGCTGGAATTCCGAGGCCGGCGAGATCCACGGCAAAGTGGTCAAGGTGCACACCCGCGACACCGAGTTCATGGGCCGCCACCGCCCGGCCTCGAAAGACGCGCCGCAGTACGAGGTCAAGAGCGACAAGACCGGCCACCTGGCCATGCATCACGGCGACGCGCTGAAGCACGCTTAG
- a CDS encoding tRNA (adenine(22)-N(1))-methyltransferase: MNQQTLSMRLERVAAHVPLGARLADIGSDHAYLPVALLRRGLITAAVAGEVALTPFHAAQRIVNYNDLQGQISVRLADGLAAIRPDDGISAITLCGMGGETIRDIFDSGKAHLSGHERLILQPNGGEQTLRQWLMDNGYRIVCEEVLHENRFDYEIIVAERASDPVTYDARELFFGPLHLQARCPAFLHKWQRRLSQRQKTLGQFTRAQQALPEDKILALKQEMQWISELLG, translated from the coding sequence TTGAACCAACAGACATTGTCCATGCGTCTTGAGCGCGTCGCCGCCCATGTGCCGCTTGGCGCGAGACTGGCCGATATCGGCTCCGATCACGCTTACCTGCCGGTGGCCTTGCTGCGCCGGGGCCTGATAACAGCAGCGGTCGCTGGCGAGGTCGCGTTGACGCCATTCCACGCGGCGCAACGCATCGTCAATTACAACGATCTGCAAGGCCAGATCAGCGTGCGTCTGGCCGATGGTCTGGCGGCGATCAGGCCTGACGACGGCATCAGCGCCATCACCCTGTGCGGTATGGGCGGCGAAACCATTCGCGATATTTTCGACAGTGGCAAGGCCCATCTCAGCGGCCACGAACGCTTGATCCTGCAACCCAACGGCGGCGAGCAAACGCTGCGCCAATGGTTGATGGACAACGGCTACCGCATCGTCTGTGAAGAGGTGCTGCATGAGAACCGCTTCGACTACGAAATTATCGTTGCCGAGCGGGCCTCTGATCCGGTGACTTACGATGCCAGGGAACTGTTTTTCGGTCCGCTGCACCTGCAGGCACGCTGCCCGGCATTTCTGCACAAATGGCAACGCAGGCTGAGTCAGCGGCAGAAGACGTTGGGGCAGTTTACGCGAGCGCAACAGGCGTTGCCGGAGGACAAAATTCTTGCGCTGAAGCAAGAGATGCAGTGGATCAGCGAATTGCTTGGGTGA
- a CDS encoding NAD(P)/FAD-dependent oxidoreductase: MANNPSHDIAVVGAGIIGVACALRLARQGLRVVVIDQQEPGHGASFGNAGHLATEQVFPIADVSILKRLPAMLMDPMGPLRLDWKYLPRALPWFTRLLLNLRPEPFQKTVAGLRALNESSLDAWQRLLSDIQRTDLLKVDGSLLVFEKPQSRQPLEALQARLHQQQVPVDYWQAGAIRETAPQLSEQIQGGLFFPRTGHFLDPYRVVCALVEAARSSGVSFLQQQVQGGYVQENGVLLVTGNGGVTARRVLLACGAHSAKLTAALTGKQVPLDTERGYHLMLPHEHDRLPFPVTSLERKFIMTPMREGLRLAGTVEFAGLERPANMARAWQLQRLSQGLFRKDLNADGATPWMGFRPSLPDSLPVIDQVCAGKVLLAFGHQHLGLTQAALTAELIGQMVSGAALALPSVDAYRLARF, from the coding sequence ATGGCGAATAATCCTTCGCACGACATCGCCGTGGTCGGCGCCGGAATCATCGGCGTGGCTTGCGCACTACGTCTGGCACGTCAGGGTCTGCGCGTGGTGGTCATCGATCAGCAGGAACCGGGGCACGGCGCTTCGTTCGGTAATGCCGGACATCTGGCCACCGAGCAAGTGTTTCCGATCGCTGATGTTTCGATCCTCAAGCGCTTGCCAGCCATGCTGATGGACCCGATGGGGCCGCTGCGCCTGGACTGGAAATACCTGCCGCGCGCCCTGCCGTGGTTCACCCGCTTGCTGCTGAATCTGCGGCCTGAGCCATTTCAGAAAACCGTCGCCGGCTTGCGCGCGCTCAATGAAAGCAGCCTGGATGCGTGGCAGCGCTTGCTCAGCGATATCCAGCGCACGGATCTGCTCAAGGTTGACGGCTCGTTACTGGTCTTCGAAAAACCTCAATCGCGGCAACCCCTCGAAGCCTTGCAGGCACGACTGCATCAGCAGCAGGTGCCGGTGGACTATTGGCAAGCGGGGGCGATCCGCGAAACGGCGCCGCAGCTCAGCGAGCAAATTCAGGGCGGGCTGTTTTTCCCGCGAACCGGGCATTTCCTTGATCCCTATCGGGTGGTCTGCGCACTGGTCGAAGCGGCTCGCAGCAGCGGTGTGAGTTTTCTCCAGCAGCAGGTTCAGGGCGGCTACGTGCAGGAGAACGGTGTTTTATTAGTGACCGGTAATGGCGGGGTAACGGCCAGACGCGTGTTACTGGCCTGCGGTGCGCATTCGGCGAAACTGACTGCCGCGCTGACTGGCAAGCAGGTACCGTTGGACACCGAACGTGGCTATCACCTGATGCTGCCGCACGAGCATGATCGCCTGCCCTTCCCCGTCACCTCGCTGGAACGCAAATTCATCATGACGCCGATGCGCGAAGGCCTGCGCCTGGCCGGCACGGTCGAATTCGCCGGGCTGGAGCGGCCGGCGAACATGGCACGCGCCTGGCAGTTGCAGCGCCTGAGCCAAGGCCTGTTTCGCAAGGATCTGAACGCTGATGGCGCCACACCGTGGATGGGCTTTCGCCCGTCGCTGCCGGATTCGCTGCCAGTGATCGATCAGGTTTGCGCCGGCAAGGTCTTGCTTGCCTTCGGTCATCAGCATCTGGGCCTGACTCAAGCGGCGCTGACGGCGGAATTGATCGGGCAGATGGTCTCAGGCGCGGCTCTCGCGCTGCCGAGTGTCGACGCCTACCGACTGGCACGTTTCTAA
- a CDS encoding LysE family translocator, whose protein sequence is MASLLPFLLFAFVASITPGPTNILVLSHSSRRGLIATLPIIFGACAAAALIVLVVGLGVGETLLRFPRVQQAMAWAGVLWLSWLAWQIFRSPPPSLDPKSAQEQGLSVFGAALLQLVNPKVWMMAVAVVSVFVGGGDKTLRLLVLSLAFLLVSLPCMTLWALLGVGSARLLSSPQAFKRMNAALALLLLLSAWLAVLV, encoded by the coding sequence ATGGCTTCTTTACTGCCCTTTCTGCTGTTTGCTTTCGTCGCCTCGATCACTCCGGGGCCGACCAATATTCTGGTGCTGAGCCACAGTTCGCGGCGCGGATTGATTGCCACGTTGCCGATCATTTTTGGCGCCTGTGCGGCGGCGGCGCTGATTGTGCTGGTGGTCGGTCTCGGTGTCGGCGAAACCCTGTTGCGCTTTCCGCGCGTGCAGCAAGCCATGGCTTGGGCTGGCGTGCTCTGGTTGAGCTGGCTGGCGTGGCAGATCTTTCGCAGCCCGCCGCCATCGCTGGACCCGAAATCTGCGCAGGAACAAGGCTTGAGCGTCTTCGGCGCGGCGCTGCTGCAACTGGTCAATCCGAAGGTGTGGATGATGGCTGTGGCGGTGGTCAGCGTATTCGTTGGCGGCGGCGACAAGACCCTGCGCCTGCTGGTGTTGTCGCTGGCATTTCTGCTGGTGTCGCTGCCGTGCATGACGCTCTGGGCATTGCTCGGCGTTGGCAGCGCACGGTTGCTCAGCTCACCGCAAGCGTTCAAGCGCATGAACGCGGCACTGGCCCTTCTTCTGCTGCTCTCGGCCTGGCTGGCCGTGTTGGTCTAA
- a CDS encoding 4-hydroxyproline epimerase, with amino-acid sequence MKRVHVIDSHTGGEPTRLVMSGFPDLSGNSMVEKRDALRSEYDQWRRACLLEPRGNDVLVGALYCPPVSPDATCGVIFFNNAGYLGMCGHGTIGLINSLQHLGKIQPGVHRIDTPVGQVSATLHDDGSVTLGNVPAYRYRKQVPVDVPGVGRVVGDIAYGGNWFFLVSEHGQTLTMDNVEHLTAYTWTMLKALEDQGICGEDGAVIDHIELFADDDQADSRNFVMCPGKAYDRSPCGTGTSAKLACLAADDKLQAGAPWIQASITGSQFEGRFEWEGERIRPFITGRAYMTADSTLLIDETDPFAWGI; translated from the coding sequence ATGAAACGAGTACACGTCATTGATTCCCACACCGGCGGCGAACCGACGCGACTGGTGATGAGCGGCTTCCCCGATCTGTCCGGCAACAGCATGGTCGAGAAACGCGATGCCCTGCGCAGCGAGTACGACCAATGGCGCCGCGCCTGTCTGCTCGAGCCGCGTGGCAACGATGTGCTGGTCGGCGCGCTGTATTGCCCGCCGGTGTCGCCTGATGCCACCTGCGGGGTGATCTTCTTCAACAACGCCGGATACCTCGGCATGTGCGGCCACGGCACCATCGGCCTGATCAATTCGTTGCAGCATCTGGGGAAAATCCAGCCGGGCGTGCACAGGATCGACACACCGGTGGGGCAAGTCAGCGCGACGCTGCACGACGATGGCTCGGTCACTCTGGGCAACGTGCCCGCTTACCGTTATCGCAAACAGGTACCAGTGGACGTGCCCGGTGTTGGTCGCGTAGTCGGTGATATCGCCTACGGCGGCAACTGGTTTTTTCTGGTTTCCGAGCATGGCCAGACCCTGACCATGGACAACGTCGAACACCTGACTGCGTACACCTGGACGATGCTCAAGGCGCTGGAAGACCAAGGCATTTGTGGCGAAGACGGCGCGGTCATCGACCACATCGAACTGTTCGCCGATGACGATCAGGCCGACAGCCGCAACTTCGTCATGTGTCCCGGCAAAGCCTACGACCGCTCACCGTGCGGCACCGGCACCAGCGCCAAACTTGCCTGCCTGGCCGCCGACGACAAGTTGCAAGCGGGCGCGCCATGGATCCAGGCGAGCATTACCGGCAGCCAGTTCGAAGGGCGCTTCGAATGGGAGGGCGAACGCATTCGCCCGTTCATCACCGGCCGCGCCTACATGACCGCCGACAGCACCTTGCTGATCGACGAAACCGACCCGTTCGCGTGGGGCATCTGA
- a CDS encoding dihydrodipicolinate synthase family protein translates to MSDNIFTGCMPALMTPCTAERKPDFDALVAKGRELIDVGMSAVVYCGSMGDWPLLTEAERQEGVARLVAAGVPTIVGTGAVNTREAVSHAAHAAKVGAQGLMVIPRVLSRGASATAQKAHFAAILQAAPNLPAVIYNSPYYGFATRADLFFELRREYPNLIGFKEFGGGADLRYAAENITSKDDDVTLMVGVDTQVVHGFVNCNATGAITGIGNALPREVLQLVALSKQAAQGDAKARRQARELESALAVLSSFDEGCDLVLYYKHLMVLNGDKEYTLHFNETDVLSDSQRRYAEKQYSLFRHWYENWSAEQNFA, encoded by the coding sequence ATGAGCGACAACATCTTCACTGGTTGCATGCCGGCCCTGATGACCCCGTGCACCGCCGAGCGCAAACCGGACTTCGATGCGCTGGTGGCCAAGGGACGCGAGCTGATCGATGTCGGCATGAGCGCCGTGGTCTACTGCGGCTCGATGGGCGACTGGCCATTGCTGACTGAAGCCGAGCGTCAGGAAGGCGTGGCGCGGCTGGTCGCTGCCGGGGTGCCGACCATCGTCGGCACTGGTGCAGTGAATACCCGTGAAGCGGTTTCCCACGCAGCGCATGCGGCGAAAGTCGGCGCGCAAGGCTTGATGGTCATCCCGCGCGTGCTGTCCCGTGGCGCTTCGGCGACGGCGCAAAAAGCCCACTTCGCCGCGATCCTGCAAGCCGCACCGAACTTGCCGGCGGTGATCTACAACAGCCCTTACTACGGCTTCGCCACCCGCGCCGATCTGTTTTTCGAACTGCGCCGTGAATACCCAAACCTGATCGGCTTCAAGGAATTCGGCGGCGGCGCGGACCTGCGCTACGCGGCCGAGAACATCACCTCCAAGGATGACGACGTGACACTGATGGTCGGCGTCGACACGCAAGTGGTGCACGGCTTCGTCAACTGCAACGCCACCGGCGCCATCACCGGTATCGGCAACGCCCTGCCCCGCGAAGTGCTGCAACTGGTGGCGCTGAGCAAGCAGGCCGCGCAAGGCGATGCCAAGGCCCGGCGCCAGGCGCGGGAGCTGGAGTCGGCGCTGGCGGTGCTGTCATCGTTCGACGAAGGTTGCGATCTGGTGCTGTATTACAAGCACCTGATGGTGCTCAACGGCGACAAGGAATACACCCTGCACTTCAATGAAACCGATGTGCTGAGCGACTCGCAACGGCGCTATGCCGAGAAGCAGTATTCGCTGTTCCGTCACTGGTACGAAAACTGGTCCGCCGAGCAAAACTTCGCCTGA
- a CDS encoding APC family permease gives MSGQGKFKKQLSLIDLTFIGLGAIFGSGWLFAASHVSAIAGPAGIFSWLLGGFAVLLLGIVYCELGAALPRAGGVVRYPVYSHGPLLGYLMGFITLIAFSSLVAIEVVASRQYAAAWFPGLTKAGSGDPTILGWLVQFGLLCVFFLLNYRSVKTFAKANNLVSVFKFIVPLLVIGVLFTFFKPENFQVQGFAPFGLSGVEMAVSAGGIIFAYLGLTPIISVASEVKNPQRTIPIALILSVLLSTLIYVLLQMAFLGSIPTEMLANGWAGISKEFALPYRDIALALGVGWLAYLVVADAVISPSGCGNIYMNATPRVIYGWAQTGTFFKVFTHIDEKSGIPRPALWLTFALSVFWTLPFPSWEALINVVSAALVLSYAVAPVSVAALRRNAPDMPRPFRVKSMGLLGPVSFIIAALIVYWSGWNTVSWLLGLQILMFVIYLFCGRFVPTAHLSLARQVRSSAWLIAFYAVTIVLSKLGTFGGLGILAHPFDTLVVAACATGIYYWGAATGVPAHLLRLDDEDAESESLAHSPTVTARPAGAY, from the coding sequence ATGTCAGGCCAAGGCAAGTTCAAAAAACAGCTTTCATTGATCGACCTCACCTTTATCGGACTCGGCGCGATCTTCGGCTCCGGCTGGTTGTTCGCCGCCAGCCATGTCTCGGCGATTGCCGGACCGGCGGGGATTTTTTCCTGGTTGCTGGGCGGTTTCGCCGTGTTGCTGCTGGGCATCGTCTACTGCGAACTGGGCGCGGCATTGCCCCGCGCTGGCGGCGTGGTGCGCTACCCGGTTTATTCCCACGGCCCGTTGCTCGGCTATCTGATGGGCTTCATCACGCTGATCGCGTTTTCCAGTCTGGTAGCGATCGAAGTGGTCGCCTCGCGCCAATACGCGGCGGCATGGTTTCCCGGCCTGACCAAGGCTGGCAGTGGCGATCCGACGATCCTCGGCTGGCTAGTGCAGTTCGGCCTGCTCTGCGTGTTTTTCCTGCTCAACTACCGCAGCGTGAAGACCTTCGCCAAGGCCAACAATCTGGTCAGCGTGTTCAAGTTCATCGTGCCGCTGCTGGTGATCGGCGTCCTGTTCACCTTCTTCAAGCCAGAGAATTTCCAGGTTCAGGGATTCGCTCCATTCGGACTGTCCGGCGTGGAGATGGCCGTCTCCGCTGGCGGGATCATCTTTGCCTATCTGGGCCTGACGCCGATCATTTCCGTGGCCAGCGAAGTGAAAAATCCACAGCGCACCATTCCCATCGCGCTGATTCTTTCGGTACTGCTGTCGACCCTGATTTACGTGCTGCTGCAAATGGCCTTTCTCGGCAGCATCCCGACTGAGATGCTCGCCAACGGCTGGGCCGGTATCAGCAAGGAATTCGCCCTGCCCTATCGCGACATCGCCCTGGCGCTTGGTGTCGGCTGGCTGGCGTATCTGGTGGTCGCCGATGCGGTGATCTCGCCGAGCGGCTGCGGCAACATCTACATGAACGCCACGCCGCGAGTGATCTACGGCTGGGCGCAGACCGGCACCTTCTTCAAGGTCTTCACCCACATCGATGAAAAGTCCGGCATCCCGCGTCCGGCGCTGTGGCTGACCTTCGCCCTGTCGGTGTTCTGGACCCTGCCGTTTCCATCGTGGGAGGCGCTGATCAACGTGGTCTCCGCTGCGCTGGTGTTGAGCTATGCGGTGGCGCCCGTATCGGTTGCGGCGCTGCGGCGCAATGCGCCGGACATGCCGCGCCCGTTCCGGGTCAAGAGCATGGGCCTGCTCGGGCCGGTGTCGTTCATCATCGCCGCGCTGATCGTCTACTGGTCGGGCTGGAACACCGTGTCGTGGCTGCTCGGCCTGCAAATCCTGATGTTTGTCATCTACCTGTTCTGCGGTCGTTTCGTGCCCACCGCCCATCTGAGTCTGGCGCGTCAGGTGCGCTCATCGGCGTGGCTGATCGCCTTCTACGCGGTGACCATCGTGCTGTCGAAACTCGGCACCTTCGGTGGCCTGGGCATCCTCGCTCATCCGTTCGACACCCTTGTCGTCGCCGCTTGCGCCACCGGTATTTACTACTGGGGCGCCGCGACCGGCGTGCCTGCCCATCTGCTGCGCCTGGACGACGAGGACGCAGAAAGCGAAAGCCTTGCGCACTCGCCCACCGTCACCGCCCGCCCTGCCGGCGCCTATTGA
- a CDS encoding NAD(P)-dependent alcohol dehydrogenase codes for MLVQAYGAHAGDKPLEPMQIKRRAPAAHDVQIDIAFCGICHSDLHQVRAEWAGTQFPCVPGHEIVGRVSAVGDHVKNYKVGDLVGVGCIVDSCQHCDDCESGLENYCDGMIGTYNFPTPDAPGWTLGGYSQNIVVHERYVLRIRHPEAQLAAVAPLLCAGITTYSPLRHWNAGPGKKVGVVGIGGLGHMGIKLAHAMGAHVVAFTTSESKREAAKALGADEVVVSRNAEEMAAHTKSFDFILNTVAAPHDLDAFLVLLKRDGALTLVGAPASPHPSPNVFNLITKRRTIAGSMIGGIPETQEMLDFCAEHGIVSDIELIRGDQINESYERMLKGDVKYRFVIDNATLAG; via the coding sequence ATGCTCGTACAAGCCTACGGCGCCCACGCTGGCGACAAACCCCTTGAGCCCATGCAGATCAAACGCCGTGCGCCAGCCGCGCACGACGTGCAGATCGATATCGCCTTCTGCGGCATCTGCCATTCCGACCTGCACCAGGTGCGCGCGGAATGGGCCGGCACGCAATTCCCTTGCGTCCCCGGCCATGAAATCGTCGGCCGCGTCTCGGCGGTCGGCGATCACGTCAAAAACTACAAGGTCGGCGATCTGGTCGGTGTCGGTTGCATCGTCGACAGCTGCCAGCACTGCGATGACTGCGAGTCCGGTTTGGAAAACTACTGTGACGGCATGATCGGCACCTACAACTTCCCGACCCCGGACGCACCGGGCTGGACCCTCGGCGGCTATTCGCAAAACATCGTCGTGCACGAGCGCTATGTGTTGCGCATCCGTCATCCCGAGGCGCAGCTGGCTGCTGTCGCGCCGCTGCTCTGCGCTGGCATTACCACCTACTCGCCGCTGCGCCACTGGAACGCTGGCCCCGGCAAGAAAGTCGGCGTGGTCGGCATCGGTGGCCTCGGCCACATGGGCATCAAACTGGCCCACGCCATGGGCGCCCATGTCGTCGCCTTCACCACTTCCGAATCCAAGCGTGAAGCGGCCAAGGCACTGGGCGCGGACGAAGTGGTGGTGTCACGCAATGCCGAGGAAATGGCGGCACACACCAAGAGTTTCGACTTCATCCTCAATACCGTCGCAGCGCCGCACGATCTCGACGCCTTCCTCGTGCTGCTCAAGCGCGATGGCGCGTTGACCCTGGTCGGAGCGCCCGCATCGCCGCATCCGTCGCCGAACGTGTTCAACCTGATCACCAAGCGCCGCACCATTGCCGGTTCAATGATCGGCGGCATTCCCGAGACTCAGGAAATGCTGGATTTCTGCGCCGAGCACGGCATCGTTTCCGACATCGAGTTGATCCGCGGCGACCAGATCAACGAGTCCTACGAGCGCATGCTCAAGGGCGACGTGAAATACCGCTTCGTCATCGACAACGCAACGCTCGCCGGCTAA
- the ycaC gene encoding isochorismate family cysteine hydrolase YcaC translates to MTTPTYNRLNKDDAIVLLVDHQTGLISLVQDFSPNEFKNNVLALADLAKFFDLPTILTTSFEQGPNGPLVPELKEMFPDAPYIARPGQINAWDNEDFVKAIKATGRKQIIIAGVVTDVCVAFPTLSALAEGFDVFVVTDASGTFNTTVQQAAWSRMTQAGAQMMNWFSVACELHRDWRNDIEGLGNLLSQRIPNYRNLMNSYSALTQQK, encoded by the coding sequence ATGACCACTCCAACCTACAACCGCCTGAACAAAGACGACGCTATCGTGCTGCTGGTTGACCACCAGACCGGTCTGATCTCGCTGGTGCAGGACTTCTCGCCGAACGAGTTCAAGAACAACGTGCTGGCGCTGGCGGATCTGGCCAAGTTCTTCGACCTGCCAACCATCCTCACCACCAGCTTCGAACAAGGCCCGAACGGCCCGCTGGTACCAGAGCTGAAAGAGATGTTCCCGGACGCGCCGTACATCGCTCGCCCAGGTCAGATCAACGCTTGGGACAATGAAGACTTCGTCAAGGCGATCAAAGCCACCGGGCGCAAGCAGATCATCATTGCCGGTGTGGTAACGGATGTGTGCGTAGCGTTCCCGACCCTGTCGGCGCTGGCAGAAGGGTTTGATGTGTTTGTGGTCACCGATGCGTCCGGCACCTTCAACACCACCGTGCAGCAAGCCGCATGGAGCCGCATGACTCAGGCTGGCGCGCAGATGATGAACTGGTTCTCGGTGGCCTGTGAGCTGCACCGCGACTGGCGCAACGACATTGAAGGCCTGGGTAACCTGCTGTCGCAGCGTATCCCCAACTATCGCAACCTGATGAACAGCTACTCGGCGCTGACGCAGCAGAAGTAA
- a CDS encoding aldehyde dehydrogenase (NADP(+)), with the protein MTLTGNMLIGQQAVTGNRPAFRGIDPATNQALEPQYAGASAEQVEQACALAWAAQDAYRETSLSTRAAFLESIAEHIENLGDELIERAHAETGLPRARLQGERGRTCSQLRLFARTVRAGEWLDVRVDNAQPQRQPLPRSDLRQRQIALGPVAVFGASNFPLAFSVAGGDTAAALAAGCPVIVKAHSAHPGTSELVGRAVAQAVRACALPEGVFSLLFDSGYEVGIALVSDWRIKAAGFTGSRAGGLALMKAAQARPEPIPVYAEMSSINPVLLFPAALENRAQALAEGFVASLTLGAGQFCTNPGLLIARKGPALDGFLGAIAELIPRSAAQTMLTPGIFGAYQAGVTALQGNPRARAIAVGQVGSGPNQCQTHVFSTDAADFLADQSLQAEVFGATALIVQCSSDEEIRQVCAHLEGQLTATLHMDDADLALARTLLPTLERKAGRLLVNGWPTGVEVCDAMVHGGPYPATSDARSTSVGTAAILRFLRPVCYQDFPDSLLPTALQQANPLNLRRLLDGQREAKHHGE; encoded by the coding sequence ATGACTCTGACGGGCAACATGCTGATCGGCCAACAAGCCGTGACCGGTAATCGTCCAGCCTTTCGCGGGATTGATCCGGCGACCAACCAGGCACTTGAACCGCAGTATGCCGGGGCGTCAGCCGAACAGGTGGAACAGGCCTGCGCCCTGGCCTGGGCGGCGCAAGACGCGTACCGCGAAACCAGCCTGAGCACCCGTGCGGCATTTCTCGAAAGCATTGCCGAACACATCGAAAACCTTGGCGATGAACTGATCGAACGCGCCCACGCCGAAACCGGTCTGCCGCGTGCACGCCTCCAGGGCGAACGTGGCCGCACCTGCTCGCAATTGCGCCTGTTCGCCCGTACCGTGCGCGCCGGTGAATGGCTGGACGTGCGCGTCGACAATGCGCAACCGCAACGCCAGCCACTGCCGCGCTCCGACCTGCGCCAGCGGCAGATTGCCTTGGGGCCGGTCGCGGTGTTCGGCGCGAGCAACTTTCCGCTGGCATTTTCCGTGGCCGGTGGCGACACCGCTGCGGCGTTGGCGGCTGGTTGCCCGGTGATCGTCAAGGCGCACAGCGCGCATCCCGGCACCAGCGAACTGGTCGGCCGCGCAGTGGCGCAAGCGGTCAGGGCCTGCGCTCTGCCCGAAGGCGTGTTTTCCTTGTTGTTCGATTCGGGGTACGAAGTGGGTATCGCACTGGTCAGCGACTGGCGCATCAAAGCCGCTGGTTTCACCGGCTCGCGGGCTGGTGGACTGGCCTTGATGAAAGCTGCACAAGCGCGGCCCGAGCCGATCCCGGTGTATGCGGAAATGAGCTCGATCAACCCGGTTTTGCTGTTTCCCGCCGCGCTGGAAAATCGCGCGCAGGCGCTGGCCGAAGGGTTTGTCGCGTCGCTGACACTGGGCGCCGGGCAGTTCTGCACCAACCCGGGATTGCTGATTGCCCGCAAAGGCCCGGCGCTCGACGGGTTTCTCGGCGCGATAGCGGAACTGATCCCGCGCAGTGCGGCGCAAACCATGCTCACGCCCGGCATCTTCGGCGCCTATCAAGCAGGCGTGACGGCTCTGCAAGGCAATCCCCGTGCACGCGCGATAGCGGTTGGCCAAGTCGGCAGCGGCCCGAATCAGTGTCAGACGCATGTCTTCAGCACCGATGCAGCGGATTTTCTTGCCGATCAAAGCTTGCAAGCCGAGGTCTTCGGCGCGACAGCGCTGATCGTGCAATGCAGCAGTGACGAAGAAATCCGTCAGGTCTGCGCCCATCTCGAAGGTCAACTGACCGCGACCCTGCACATGGACGACGCCGACCTTGCACTGGCGCGCACGTTGCTGCCAACCCTGGAGCGCAAGGCCGGGCGCTTGCTGGTCAATGGCTGGCCGACCGGCGTGGAAGTCTGCGATGCGATGGTGCATGGCGGGCCTTACCCGGCGACCTCGGATGCGCGCAGCACCTCGGTGGGCACTGCGGCGATCCTGCGTTTCCTGCGGCCGGTGTGCTATCAGGATTTCCCCGACAGCTTACTGCCGACGGCGCTGCAACAGGCCAATCCGCTCAACCTTCGGCGCTTGCTCGATGGCCAGCGGGAAGCGAAACACCATGGCGAATAA
- a CDS encoding AraC family transcriptional regulator, which translates to MQSAFSILCQGTDGLRAQTLEEMVASAAQLLPILDVIPNAAIFIKDLQARYVLANRTLVQRCGLMDLRPLLGKTSAQVFPAQLGPGYTEQDRKVLEEGFVLEDQLELHLYGSREPGWCLTHKRPIYNRDGTIIGLVGISVDLQSASETHPAFERLAAVDEYIRGNFNRRVTLGELTRIAGISVAQLERYCKRVFHLTPRQMIQKVRLEHAHRLLHSDLPITEVALQCGYTDHSAFTRQFKASTGFTPREYRQATGH; encoded by the coding sequence ATGCAGTCAGCGTTTTCGATCCTGTGCCAGGGCACTGACGGCTTGCGTGCGCAGACCCTCGAAGAGATGGTCGCCAGTGCGGCGCAGCTGTTGCCGATACTCGATGTGATCCCCAATGCGGCGATCTTCATCAAGGATCTGCAAGCGCGCTATGTGCTGGCCAACCGTACGCTGGTGCAGCGTTGTGGCTTGATGGACCTGCGCCCGTTGCTCGGCAAAACCAGTGCGCAGGTGTTCCCGGCGCAGTTGGGCCCGGGTTACACCGAGCAGGATCGCAAGGTGCTGGAGGAAGGTTTCGTGTTGGAGGATCAGCTCGAACTGCACCTGTATGGCAGTCGCGAGCCGGGCTGGTGCCTGACCCACAAGAGGCCGATCTACAACCGTGACGGGACGATCATCGGCCTGGTGGGGATCTCGGTGGATCTGCAGTCAGCCAGCGAAACCCACCCGGCGTTCGAGCGCCTGGCGGCGGTCGATGAATACATCCGCGGCAACTTCAACCGGCGGGTGACGCTGGGTGAACTGACGCGGATCGCCGGGATTTCCGTGGCGCAACTGGAACGCTACTGCAAACGCGTTTTCCACCTGACACCACGGCAGATGATTCAGAAAGTCCGCCTGGAACACGCGCATCGATTGCTGCACAGCGACTTGCCGATCACCGAGGTGGCGCTGCAATGCGGCTACACCGATCACAGCGCTTTCACCCGTCAGTTCAAGGCATCGACCGGGTTTACACCACGCGAATACCGGCAAGCCACCGGGCATTAG